In a genomic window of Roseiflexus castenholzii DSM 13941:
- a CDS encoding fused MFS/spermidine synthase: MKQAQQTGVVFALFFVSGASGLIDEVVWFRLLSLSFGVSVYAASAVLTAFMGGLALGSWAFGRITARLTQRHKSEATATALLRLFALLLMGVALFAFATPALFSSLTNLYVWIAHRLQPEPFAYHAARTALATLALVPPTFLMGGTLPLLAHLLAVRHRDHGRRLGALYAINTFGGVLGALAAGLVLIPSLGVSGSLYLGGALDLTAAGVAFWLARTWREAPLDPAATPQPAASAPTPTPRHASRPLAQRASGGRAVVAVQAMGASATDAPAAHNGAIATTAMPSASKRALPLPTPARLALIGYTLSGFAALGYQVVWTRTLAIFSLNAVYSFTIMLVTFLIGLAVGSAWMGRRIDRYEQPLALFGWLQIGIGMSAVIALYAFARMPTLLDIFTARTGFLASLWAEFFAAAVIMMMPTLLMGAVFPVAARLYATPPDTDNPVAPDRGGVGARVGRLYALNTVGATLGAFMAGFVFIPLIGLQHSSLLLAMLNLALGAGATLRASPTLGERLRLAGVTGATLLAAALLPPGVYLGFREGVIPELVYYREGVDATVAVFEVKYPPLKMSFVNGRNEVPTDKHSMRAFHVLGHLPALLRPDAQNALMIGFGNGIASGAMATHPLPRIHAVELVAEQVEAARLYEAENRSVLDRPGFQITIEDGRNYLLRSAERYDIITADATHPINSSSWALFTFEFYTMVKSRLTDDGVFVQWLPFHDLSERDYRDIVCTFQRVFPHTTLWYTGATHSFLVATPRPLTRDQVLALDVQLRQSAAGADLGDGRLLAADLIMHEEEVAAFAANGRIVRDDRAFFIPAMDRERILAALEPYARAAARDAGR; encoded by the coding sequence GTGAAACAGGCGCAGCAGACAGGGGTGGTGTTCGCTCTCTTTTTCGTGAGCGGCGCGAGTGGTCTGATCGATGAGGTCGTGTGGTTCCGCCTGCTCAGCCTCAGTTTTGGCGTCAGCGTGTATGCCGCCAGCGCGGTCTTGACCGCCTTCATGGGCGGGCTAGCGCTGGGGAGTTGGGCGTTTGGCAGAATCACCGCGCGCCTGACACAGCGCCATAAATCGGAAGCAACTGCAACAGCGCTTCTGCGCCTGTTTGCTCTGCTTCTGATGGGGGTTGCGCTCTTCGCTTTTGCGACGCCTGCGCTCTTTTCCAGCCTGACCAACCTGTATGTCTGGATTGCGCACCGGCTTCAGCCCGAACCCTTCGCATACCATGCGGCGCGTACTGCGCTCGCGACGCTGGCGCTCGTGCCGCCGACTTTTCTGATGGGTGGCACACTGCCGCTGCTGGCGCACCTGCTGGCAGTGCGACACCGGGATCACGGACGGCGGCTCGGCGCACTCTATGCGATCAATACGTTCGGCGGCGTGCTGGGGGCGCTGGCTGCGGGTCTCGTCCTGATTCCTTCGCTTGGCGTCAGCGGGTCGCTCTATCTTGGCGGTGCGCTGGACCTGACGGCGGCTGGGGTTGCGTTCTGGCTGGCGCGCACCTGGCGGGAAGCGCCGCTTGATCCTGCCGCCACACCACAGCCTGCCGCATCTGCGCCGACCCCAACACCACGCCACGCAAGCCGCCCGTTGGCGCAGCGGGCATCGGGCGGGCGGGCTGTCGTGGCAGTCCAGGCGATGGGCGCGTCCGCGACAGATGCGCCTGCTGCACACAATGGCGCGATTGCGACGACAGCGATGCCGTCTGCTTCGAAGCGAGCGCTGCCATTGCCGACGCCAGCGCGCCTGGCGCTGATCGGGTATACACTGTCCGGTTTTGCGGCGCTGGGATATCAGGTGGTGTGGACCCGCACGCTGGCGATCTTCAGTCTGAACGCGGTCTATTCGTTCACCATCATGCTGGTGACGTTTCTAATCGGTCTGGCGGTTGGCAGCGCCTGGATGGGGCGGCGGATCGACCGGTACGAGCAGCCGCTGGCGCTCTTTGGCTGGTTGCAGATCGGGATCGGAATGAGTGCCGTGATTGCGCTCTACGCCTTTGCGCGCATGCCGACCCTGCTCGATATATTCACTGCCAGAACCGGCTTCCTCGCCTCGCTGTGGGCGGAGTTCTTCGCCGCCGCAGTGATCATGATGATGCCAACGCTCCTGATGGGAGCGGTTTTTCCTGTGGCGGCGCGATTGTATGCTACGCCTCCCGACACAGACAATCCTGTTGCGCCGGATCGGGGCGGGGTGGGGGCGCGTGTTGGGCGGCTCTATGCGCTCAACACCGTTGGCGCAACGCTGGGCGCGTTCATGGCTGGCTTTGTCTTCATTCCGCTGATCGGGCTGCAACATTCTTCGCTCCTGCTTGCGATGCTGAACCTGGCGCTTGGCGCTGGGGCGACGCTACGGGCGTCGCCGACATTGGGAGAACGGCTGCGCCTGGCGGGGGTGACGGGCGCGACGCTGCTTGCAGCGGCGTTGTTGCCGCCTGGCGTCTACCTCGGTTTCCGCGAGGGCGTGATCCCGGAATTGGTGTACTACCGCGAGGGAGTGGACGCAACGGTGGCAGTGTTCGAGGTCAAATACCCGCCGCTCAAGATGTCGTTCGTCAACGGACGTAATGAGGTTCCAACCGATAAACACAGCATGCGTGCCTTCCATGTGCTCGGTCATCTGCCAGCGCTCCTGCGCCCCGATGCGCAGAATGCGCTGATGATCGGCTTCGGCAACGGTATTGCTTCTGGTGCGATGGCAACCCATCCGCTCCCGCGTATCCATGCCGTTGAACTGGTTGCCGAACAGGTTGAAGCAGCGCGTCTCTACGAAGCCGAAAACCGCAGCGTGCTGGATCGCCCCGGATTTCAGATTACGATTGAGGATGGGCGCAACTACCTGCTGCGCAGCGCCGAACGCTACGATATTATTACCGCCGACGCGACTCATCCGATCAACAGCAGCAGTTGGGCGTTGTTCACCTTCGAGTTCTACACGATGGTGAAAAGTCGCCTCACCGATGATGGCGTCTTCGTTCAGTGGCTGCCGTTTCACGATCTCTCGGAGCGCGATTACCGCGATATTGTGTGCACATTTCAGCGTGTCTTTCCGCATACCACGCTGTGGTACACTGGCGCAACGCATAGTTTCCTGGTCGCAACCCCGCGTCCCCTGACGCGCGATCAGGTGCTGGCGCTCGACGTGCAATTGAGGCAGTCGGCGGCGGGCGCAGACCTCGGCGATGGTCGGTTGCTGGCGGCTGACCTGATTATGCACGAGGAGGAGGTTGCGGCATTCGCGGCGAACGGGCGGATTGTGCGTGATGATCGTGCCTTTTTTATTCCGGCTATGGATCGCGAGCGCATTCTGGCGGCGCTCGAACCGTATGCGCGCGCGGCGGCGCGTGATGCAGGACGTTGA
- a CDS encoding Gfo/Idh/MocA family protein, translated as MADKLRVGVLGLTHDHVWSNLRDLASCEDGMLVAAADPNPALREHIRSLGCEQVFDDYSDMLDAVKLDAVYVFSDNLRGAELTEMAAARGLHVMVEKPMAATYADAARMRGAAAAVGVQLMVNWPIMWWPAVQYALNLIAEGRIGQVWQVNYRAAHIGPRELGCSPFFCEWLYDPRRNGAGALMDYCCYGAALTCALLGLPSRVTALTGRLWKPDLLAEDNAVIVMQHARAISTSTASWTQVGDMTSYEPMIYGSEGTIHIREHGRELWLADREHRNGIRLDIPEPPIGMRNSAEYFLGHIRSGKPITGLCSAEVGLMAQEVLEAGILSAAEGRTVSLPLPLTLLA; from the coding sequence ATGGCGGACAAACTGCGGGTTGGCGTATTGGGGCTGACTCATGACCATGTGTGGAGCAATCTGCGCGACCTGGCGAGCTGCGAGGATGGCATGCTGGTCGCTGCGGCAGACCCCAACCCCGCGCTGCGTGAGCATATCAGGTCGTTGGGGTGCGAACAGGTTTTCGATGACTACAGTGATATGCTGGATGCAGTCAAACTCGATGCCGTGTATGTCTTCAGCGACAATCTGCGCGGCGCGGAATTGACCGAAATGGCGGCAGCGCGTGGTCTGCATGTGATGGTCGAGAAGCCGATGGCGGCGACATATGCTGACGCTGCACGTATGCGCGGCGCTGCCGCCGCCGTCGGGGTGCAGTTAATGGTCAACTGGCCCATCATGTGGTGGCCCGCTGTGCAGTATGCGCTGAACCTGATCGCTGAAGGGCGAATCGGACAGGTCTGGCAAGTCAATTACCGCGCTGCCCACATCGGTCCGCGTGAACTCGGCTGTTCGCCGTTCTTTTGTGAATGGCTCTACGACCCGCGACGCAACGGCGCAGGCGCGCTGATGGACTACTGCTGCTACGGCGCGGCGTTGACCTGCGCGCTGCTTGGGTTGCCTTCGCGTGTCACGGCGCTGACCGGGCGCCTGTGGAAGCCGGACCTGCTGGCGGAAGATAACGCCGTGATCGTGATGCAGCATGCACGCGCCATCAGCACCTCCACCGCGTCGTGGACGCAGGTCGGCGATATGACCAGCTATGAGCCGATGATCTATGGCAGTGAAGGGACCATTCACATTCGCGAGCATGGCCGAGAACTGTGGCTTGCAGACCGTGAGCATCGCAACGGCATTCGTCTCGACATTCCTGAGCCGCCCATCGGTATGCGCAACAGCGCCGAGTATTTCCTTGGTCACATTCGTTCTGGCAAGCCGATCACCGGTCTGTGCAGCGCCGAAGTCGGGCTGATGGCGCAGGAAGTGCTGGAGGCGGGCATTCTTTCGGCTGCTGAAGGGCGCACCGTGTCGCTGCCGCTGCCGCTGACGTTGCTGGCGTAG
- a CDS encoding glycoside hydrolase family 20 zincin-like fold domain-containing protein, which yields MESLSLLPMPQSLTMLPGRYVATSAQRILLQGTAPGDLWFTARRLQNALRAYAGVEWELTATPEGPPGEIGATLRVAADSVIHPQGYALTIKDGGIIIEAPEPAGIFYGVCTLIQIIEQSGRSLPCLHINDHPDFAARGVMIDISRDKVPTMETLLMLTDMLAGWKINQVQLYTEHTFAYRNHPDVWARASPLTGEEVLALDAYCKERFIELVPNQNSFGHMHRWLIHPRYAALAEIHGEFQAPWGVMRGPFSLAPEDPDSLKLVRSLYDELLPHFSSRLFNVGCDETVDLGQGRSRDACAQRGVGRVYLDFLLKLYDAVKQHGRTMMFWGDIVNNHPELIDELPRDLIALEWGYEADHPFDRHCARYAAAGIPFYVCPGTSSWQSIAGRTDNTLGNLRNAAENGLKHGAIGYLITDWGDMGHWQVLPISFLGFAVGAAFAWAYAANRDMNVPAAVSRHAFTDPTGAMGQVAYDLGNVYRAVGYEPPNSSVLFWVLQAPDSDARDLPPLDFDRALDAINAAIQPIAVERMIRPDAPLILQEFDNTVRLLRHACRLGQLLTQPDGAGALPRRRLLNDDMREIIREYERLWLARNRLGGLSDSVARLERVRARYNPQEQTP from the coding sequence ATGGAATCGCTCTCGCTGCTGCCAATGCCGCAGTCGCTGACCATGCTGCCGGGGAGGTATGTGGCGACTTCGGCGCAGCGCATTCTGCTCCAGGGAACGGCGCCGGGCGATCTGTGGTTCACGGCGCGCCGCCTGCAAAACGCGCTGCGCGCCTATGCCGGCGTCGAGTGGGAATTGACCGCAACGCCGGAAGGACCGCCAGGTGAGATCGGCGCCACGCTCCGGGTGGCTGCCGATAGCGTCATCCATCCGCAGGGGTACGCGCTCACGATCAAAGATGGCGGCATCATTATTGAAGCGCCAGAACCCGCCGGCATATTCTATGGGGTCTGCACGCTGATCCAGATTATCGAGCAGAGCGGACGCTCTCTACCTTGCCTGCACATCAACGACCACCCCGATTTTGCCGCGCGCGGAGTCATGATCGATATCAGCCGCGACAAGGTTCCAACAATGGAGACCCTGTTGATGCTGACCGATATGCTGGCGGGGTGGAAGATCAATCAGGTGCAGTTATACACCGAGCATACCTTCGCCTATCGGAATCACCCCGACGTATGGGCGCGCGCGTCGCCGCTGACCGGTGAAGAAGTCCTGGCGCTCGATGCATACTGCAAAGAACGTTTCATTGAACTTGTGCCCAATCAGAACTCGTTTGGGCACATGCACCGCTGGCTCATCCATCCGCGCTATGCGGCGCTTGCCGAGATCCACGGCGAATTCCAGGCGCCGTGGGGAGTGATGCGGGGTCCGTTCAGTCTGGCGCCGGAAGACCCGGACAGTCTCAAACTGGTGCGCAGCCTGTATGATGAATTGCTGCCGCACTTTTCGAGCCGGTTGTTCAACGTCGGTTGCGATGAGACGGTCGATCTTGGGCAGGGGCGCAGTAGAGACGCCTGTGCGCAACGCGGCGTCGGGCGGGTGTACCTCGATTTCCTGCTTAAGCTCTACGATGCTGTGAAACAACACGGGCGCACGATGATGTTCTGGGGCGACATTGTCAACAATCACCCGGAACTGATCGACGAGTTGCCACGCGATCTGATTGCGCTCGAATGGGGATACGAAGCCGACCATCCGTTCGACCGTCATTGCGCTCGCTATGCCGCCGCAGGCATTCCGTTCTATGTCTGTCCTGGCACATCGTCGTGGCAGAGTATCGCCGGACGCACCGACAATACCCTCGGCAATCTGCGGAATGCTGCCGAGAATGGATTGAAACACGGCGCTATCGGCTACCTGATCACCGACTGGGGCGATATGGGGCACTGGCAGGTGTTGCCGATCAGTTTCCTGGGATTTGCCGTCGGCGCAGCGTTCGCGTGGGCATACGCCGCCAACCGCGATATGAATGTGCCGGCGGCTGTCAGCCGCCATGCGTTTACCGACCCGACCGGCGCGATGGGGCAGGTGGCATACGACCTGGGGAATGTGTACCGCGCCGTTGGGTATGAGCCGCCCAATTCGTCGGTGCTGTTTTGGGTGTTGCAAGCGCCGGACAGCGACGCGCGCGATCTGCCGCCGCTCGATTTCGACCGCGCGCTCGACGCGATCAACGCCGCGATCCAACCGATTGCCGTCGAGCGGATGATCCGCCCGGATGCGCCGCTGATATTGCAAGAGTTCGACAATACGGTGCGCCTGCTGCGACACGCCTGTCGTCTGGGGCAGTTGCTGACCCAACCCGACGGCGCCGGTGCGTTGCCGCGTCGCCGCTTGCTGAATGATGATATGCGCGAGATTATCCGCGAGTACGAACGTCTCTGGCTGGCGCGCAACCGCCTCGGCGGGCTGTCCGACAGTGTCGCGCGGTTGGAGCGCGTGCGCGCCCGATACAATCCTCAGGAGCAGACGCCATGA
- a CDS encoding Gfo/Idh/MocA family protein, whose product MIRIGIVGCGRILNAHLQGYLQLRRLGIDNFRITALCARRLEDALMFRKRGEGPPPRPPVLDPATGDPLAAPHTYVSDIHDDVEVAVYTDYRDLIASGKVDAINDLTTLALHHQVGLAAIDAGLHLLSQKPLAISVRAAKKMVTAAKARGVTFGVFENVRQARGVRAMAWAVRQGLIGEPQISVMGFLGGLWSPDRVVAETPWRHKKLLGGGGGSIDIGVHQMHLQRYVVGEIAAVSAVARTFAPVRYLRDPQGNVLDQVQADVDDTFMATLQFERGAIGQLWWSWAGSPEEVSISGAPAIIGSKGVIRNGQIVTADGERLPLDETFEQEMTPAERERFFPLGLTDPCAIQNLDWLRAIECGADPETSGEEGLRDLACAFAILESSALGRTVTQQEVLDGAVDAYQRAIDEHYGLL is encoded by the coding sequence ATGATTCGCATTGGCATCGTCGGCTGTGGTCGGATTCTGAATGCGCACCTTCAGGGATACCTGCAACTGCGCCGGTTGGGAATCGACAATTTTCGCATTACGGCGCTCTGTGCGCGCAGGCTCGAAGATGCGCTCATGTTTCGCAAACGCGGCGAGGGACCGCCACCCCGTCCGCCGGTGCTCGATCCGGCGACCGGCGATCCGCTGGCTGCGCCGCACACGTATGTGTCCGACATCCACGATGATGTGGAGGTCGCCGTCTACACCGACTACCGCGACCTCATCGCATCGGGCAAGGTGGATGCGATTAATGATCTGACGACGCTGGCGCTGCACCATCAGGTGGGGCTTGCCGCCATTGATGCCGGGTTGCACCTGCTGTCGCAGAAGCCGCTGGCGATTTCGGTTCGCGCTGCGAAGAAAATGGTGACGGCTGCAAAAGCGCGGGGGGTTACCTTTGGCGTGTTTGAGAATGTGCGCCAGGCGCGCGGCGTGCGCGCGATGGCGTGGGCAGTGCGCCAGGGGTTGATCGGCGAGCCGCAGATTTCGGTTATGGGATTCCTCGGCGGTCTCTGGTCGCCGGATCGGGTCGTGGCAGAAACGCCGTGGCGCCATAAGAAACTGCTCGGCGGCGGCGGCGGCAGCATCGACATTGGGGTGCATCAGATGCACCTCCAGCGCTATGTCGTCGGTGAAATCGCTGCGGTGAGCGCCGTTGCGCGCACCTTTGCGCCGGTTCGATATCTGCGCGACCCGCAGGGCAATGTTCTCGATCAGGTGCAGGCGGATGTCGATGACACCTTCATGGCGACCCTGCAATTCGAGCGTGGCGCGATCGGACAATTGTGGTGGAGTTGGGCTGGTTCGCCAGAAGAAGTGTCGATCAGCGGCGCGCCGGCAATCATTGGCAGCAAAGGGGTTATTCGCAACGGGCAGATTGTGACGGCGGACGGTGAGCGTCTGCCGCTGGACGAGACGTTTGAGCAGGAGATGACGCCTGCTGAACGCGAGCGGTTCTTTCCTCTTGGATTGACCGACCCCTGCGCCATCCAGAACCTCGACTGGTTGCGCGCAATCGAGTGCGGCGCCGATCCGGAGACCAGCGGCGAGGAGGGGTTGCGCGACCTGGCGTGTGCTTTCGCCATCCTCGAGTCATCGGCGCTGGGGCGCACTGTGACGCAGCAGGAGGTGCTCGATGGCGCTGTGGACGCCTATCAGCGCGCTATCGACGAACATTACGGGCTTCTCTGA
- a CDS encoding GH1 family beta-glucosidase has protein sequence MAIRHFPDDFLWGAATAAFQIEGATREDGRGESIWDRFCATPGKVLNGDTGDPACDHYHRWRDDIALMKSLGFPAYRFSIAWSRIMPKGRGAVNPAGLDFYDRLVDGLLAAGIRPFVTLYHWDLPQALEDAGGWPARDTAAAFADYADVVARRLGDRVKHWITLNEPWCSAFLGYWTGDHAPGRKEGPALAAAHHLLLGHGLALAALRAAHSDVRAGITLNFSPADPASDSDADRAAAWRYDGFFNRWYLDPLYRSAYPADMLALYAQMGQAPPVQDDDMRIIAAPLDFLGVNYYSRAVIRDDPQAGGLRYAHKRPEGEYTQMDWEVHPASLRRLLERLHRDYAPTTLYITENGAAYPDEVSSDGGVHDPDRVRYIARHLAACHDAIAAGVPLRGYFVWSLMDNFEWAFGYSRRFGIVYVDYATQRRIPKDSALFLRQVIAANALTETQMFTR, from the coding sequence ATGGCAATACGACACTTCCCCGACGATTTTCTCTGGGGCGCTGCGACGGCTGCCTTTCAAATCGAAGGCGCCACCCGCGAAGATGGACGCGGCGAGTCGATCTGGGACCGGTTCTGTGCAACGCCAGGCAAGGTGCTCAACGGCGACACCGGCGATCCCGCCTGCGATCACTACCACCGTTGGCGCGACGACATCGCGCTCATGAAATCACTCGGCTTTCCGGCATATCGGTTTTCAATCGCCTGGTCCCGTATTATGCCCAAGGGGAGAGGCGCAGTCAATCCTGCCGGTCTCGATTTTTACGACCGCCTGGTTGATGGTTTGCTGGCAGCAGGCATTCGCCCGTTTGTGACATTGTACCACTGGGATCTGCCACAGGCGCTCGAAGATGCTGGCGGTTGGCCCGCGCGCGATACCGCCGCTGCGTTCGCCGACTATGCCGATGTTGTGGCGCGACGCCTGGGGGATCGTGTGAAACACTGGATCACGCTCAACGAACCGTGGTGTTCCGCATTTCTCGGCTATTGGACCGGTGATCACGCGCCGGGGCGGAAGGAAGGACCGGCGCTTGCTGCGGCGCACCACCTGCTCCTCGGTCATGGGCTGGCGCTCGCCGCTCTTCGCGCTGCACACTCCGACGTTCGGGCGGGCATTACTCTCAACTTTTCGCCTGCTGACCCGGCGAGTGATAGCGATGCGGATCGCGCGGCGGCGTGGCGGTACGATGGCTTTTTCAACCGCTGGTACCTCGATCCGCTCTATCGCAGCGCCTATCCCGCCGACATGCTGGCGCTCTATGCGCAGATGGGGCAGGCGCCGCCGGTGCAAGACGACGATATGCGCATCATCGCTGCGCCGCTCGATTTTCTGGGGGTGAACTACTACTCGCGCGCCGTCATTCGCGACGATCCGCAGGCTGGCGGTCTCAGGTACGCACACAAGCGACCGGAAGGCGAGTACACCCAGATGGATTGGGAAGTTCATCCCGCTTCGCTGCGCCGACTGCTGGAGCGATTGCACCGTGATTACGCGCCGACGACGCTGTACATAACTGAAAACGGCGCCGCCTATCCAGACGAAGTCTCATCCGACGGCGGCGTCCACGACCCGGATCGCGTGCGCTACATCGCGCGTCATCTGGCGGCATGCCACGATGCCATCGCTGCCGGAGTTCCGCTGCGCGGATACTTCGTCTGGTCGTTAATGGACAACTTCGAGTGGGCATTCGGTTATAGCCGCCGATTCGGTATTGTGTACGTGGACTACGCCACTCAGCGGCGCATTCCAAAGGACTCGGCGCTGTTCCTGCGCCAGGTGATCGCCGCAAATGCGTTGACAGAGACGCAGATGTTTACGAGGTGA
- a CDS encoding formate--tetrahydrofolate ligase — MRSDLDIAQAARLRPIRAVAADLGLTDDDIELYGRSIAKIDLGILQRLTDQPRGRYIVVTAITPTPLGEGKTTTTIGLGQALARLGKRSVVTIRQPSMGPTFGIKGGAAGGGYSQVLPMEQFNLHLTGDIHAIGAAHNLLAAMIDNHLHHGNQCGIDPYAIFWSRVVDISDRVLRNVVVGLGKKEDGPMRQTQFDITVASEVMAILALTTNLHDLRQRLGRIVAAYTRDGAPVTAEDLHAAGAMTVLLKEAIKPNLLQTLEGSPALVHCGPFANIAHGASSVLADMIGLHCADYVVTESGFGADIGFEKFCDIKCRASGLAPDAVVLVATVRALKAHSGRYTITAGRPLDPRLAEENPEDVADGAANLAAQVRIARLFGRPVVVAINRFPDDFPSEVEVIRQVARESGAFDVVESFVFAEGGAGGCDLARAAIQACEAPGTFTPLYPLDMSLREKIETLATKVYGATRVEYTPEASRRLAQFEHQGYGNLPICMAKTHLSISHDPKLRGAPSGYVFPIRDVRLAAGAGFIYPLAGDIRTMPGLPAHPAAERIDIDAEGRTRGLS, encoded by the coding sequence ATGCGTTCCGATCTCGACATCGCTCAGGCGGCGCGCCTTCGCCCGATTCGCGCCGTCGCCGCCGACCTTGGGCTAACCGACGATGATATCGAACTGTACGGTCGCAGTATCGCCAAAATCGATCTGGGCATCCTCCAGCGGTTGACCGATCAACCGCGCGGTCGCTACATTGTCGTCACCGCGATCACCCCCACGCCGCTGGGTGAAGGCAAAACCACCACCACCATCGGCCTGGGGCAGGCGCTGGCGCGCCTGGGGAAACGTTCCGTCGTTACCATCCGCCAACCTTCAATGGGACCGACCTTCGGCATCAAGGGGGGCGCGGCTGGCGGCGGGTATAGCCAGGTGTTGCCGATGGAGCAGTTCAACCTGCATCTGACCGGCGACATTCACGCAATTGGCGCAGCGCACAACCTGCTTGCCGCCATGATCGACAATCACCTGCATCACGGCAATCAGTGCGGCATCGATCCGTATGCAATTTTCTGGTCCCGCGTGGTGGACATTAGCGACCGCGTGCTGCGCAATGTTGTGGTGGGGTTGGGAAAGAAAGAAGATGGACCGATGCGCCAGACGCAGTTCGACATCACGGTTGCCTCGGAAGTGATGGCGATCCTCGCGCTGACGACAAATCTGCACGACCTGCGACAGCGATTGGGGCGCATTGTGGCGGCGTACACGCGCGATGGCGCGCCGGTGACCGCCGAGGATCTGCATGCCGCAGGCGCTATGACCGTCTTGCTCAAGGAAGCCATCAAACCGAACCTGTTGCAGACGCTCGAAGGATCGCCGGCGCTGGTCCATTGCGGACCGTTCGCCAACATTGCGCACGGCGCCTCATCGGTGCTGGCGGACATGATCGGGTTGCACTGCGCCGATTACGTGGTCACCGAAAGCGGGTTCGGCGCTGACATCGGCTTCGAGAAGTTTTGCGACATCAAATGTCGCGCCTCTGGTCTGGCGCCGGATGCGGTTGTGCTGGTAGCAACGGTGCGGGCGCTCAAGGCGCACAGTGGGCGCTACACCATCACCGCCGGCAGACCGCTCGATCCACGGCTTGCCGAGGAGAACCCGGAGGATGTTGCGGATGGAGCAGCGAACCTGGCGGCTCAGGTGCGCATCGCGCGCCTCTTCGGTCGACCGGTGGTTGTGGCGATCAACCGCTTCCCCGACGATTTTCCATCGGAAGTTGAGGTGATACGGCAGGTCGCGCGCGAATCAGGAGCGTTCGATGTGGTCGAAAGTTTTGTCTTCGCCGAAGGCGGCGCAGGCGGTTGCGATCTGGCAAGAGCGGCGATACAGGCGTGTGAAGCGCCTGGGACGTTTACCCCACTCTACCCGCTCGATATGAGTCTGCGCGAGAAGATCGAAACACTGGCAACGAAGGTGTATGGGGCTACGCGGGTGGAGTACACCCCTGAAGCCTCACGGCGACTGGCGCAGTTCGAACATCAGGGGTACGGCAACCTGCCGATCTGCATGGCAAAAACGCATTTATCGATCAGCCACGACCCGAAACTGCGCGGCGCGCCTTCGGGGTATGTCTTCCCGATCCGCGACGTGCGCCTGGCAGCCGGGGCGGGCTTCATCTATCCGCTGGCAGGCGACATTCGCACGATGCCGGGGTTGCCAGCCCATCCTGCCGCTGAGCGGATCGACATCGATGCCGAAGGAAGAACGAGAGGGTTGTCGTAG
- a CDS encoding VOC family protein codes for MITCIDHIVILVRDLLAAIDDYTALGFTVTPGGVHADGATHNALVAFADGSYLELIAFRREAPDHVWWRFTADGEGLIDFALLPDAIDEDVAAARVRGLEIAGPFAGGRERPDGVRIAWKTARPATPDLPFLCGDVTPRDLRVPTGAARQHANGVTGMARVLVAARDLAESAARYRALLGAEGATSTEGITFLLGSSAIVLVALNEHLRREGLCALELCGGAPGNLDPARTHGASIRIGALSPQ; via the coding sequence ATGATTACCTGCATCGATCACATTGTCATTCTCGTCCGCGATCTACTGGCGGCGATAGACGACTACACAGCACTGGGGTTCACCGTGACGCCCGGCGGGGTCCATGCCGACGGTGCAACGCACAATGCACTGGTGGCGTTCGCCGACGGAAGCTACCTGGAGTTGATCGCCTTCCGCCGCGAGGCGCCGGATCATGTCTGGTGGCGCTTCACTGCCGATGGTGAAGGTTTGATCGACTTTGCCCTGCTCCCTGATGCCATCGACGAGGACGTGGCAGCTGCGCGCGTGCGCGGACTGGAGATTGCCGGTCCTTTCGCCGGTGGCAGGGAGCGACCCGATGGCGTGCGCATCGCCTGGAAGACGGCCCGCCCCGCCACGCCGGACCTGCCGTTCCTTTGTGGCGATGTGACCCCGCGCGATCTGCGGGTTCCGACTGGTGCAGCGCGTCAGCACGCGAACGGCGTCACCGGCATGGCACGAGTGCTGGTTGCCGCCCGCGATCTGGCGGAGAGCGCCGCGCGCTACCGCGCACTCCTGGGCGCCGAGGGCGCGACTTCCACCGAAGGTATCACCTTTCTCCTCGGATCATCGGCAATTGTGCTGGTCGCTTTGAACGAACACCTCCGCCGCGAAGGTCTCTGCGCGCTGGAGTTGTGCGGCGGCGCACCCGGCAATCTCGATCCGGCGCGAACTCACGGGGCATCGATCCGCATTGGCGCATTGTCCCCACAGTAG